CAAACATGCACGTCGCAAAGTCAATCCACCAAACGATACTTGGGTTGCTTTTTCAACAAATAAACGCGGCTATAAAATGTTGCCACACTTTCAAATTGGCTTATGGGGCACCCATGCTTTCATATACTTTGGTTTAATCTATGAGTGTCCACAAAAAGAGGTAGCGGCTCATGCCTTATTAGAACATTTAAATGATTTAAAAACAAATATACCAAATGACTTCGTTTGGTCCATTGACCACACTAAACCAGATGTTCTACCACATAACACATTAGAGGCAAAAGATTTACAAAAAATAATTGAGCGATTAGCTACTGTTAAAAAGGCCGAGTTATTAGTTGGAATTCATATAGCACCAGAGGAATTTTCGTCTATGACAAATGAACAATTTCAAACTAAGATTGAATCGACAATCCACTCACTCCTTCCTTTATATAACATTTGCAATCGATAGTAGAAAACGGACAATTACTATTGTCCGTTTTTAGTTGTTATCATATTATAGCACTCTAAAATTAATTTTTCAAAATTTTTTTACATTTTAACAATCTTATGTTCTTCTGTATCTTTCCCTTTTTGTATTGTACGATAGATTGAATAACCGCTTACTTCCTGAAATTCTTTATCAATTTTCTTTTCTTCGGCTTTGGATGGAACAATTTGTTTGAACTTGCGATATAAATCCATCAATTCTTCTTTAACAATTCCTTTTTCATTTGCTCTTTCT
The window above is part of the Bacillus cytotoxicus NVH 391-98 genome. Proteins encoded here:
- a CDS encoding YktB family protein, which codes for MTLQTFQSADFAVFSVDGLERRMNAIKTHIQPKLETLGERFSHYLSDQTGEPFFYHVAKHARRKVNPPNDTWVAFSTNKRGYKMLPHFQIGLWGTHAFIYFGLIYECPQKEVAAHALLEHLNDLKTNIPNDFVWSIDHTKPDVLPHNTLEAKDLQKIIERLATVKKAELLVGIHIAPEEFSSMTNEQFQTKIESTIHSLLPLYNICNR
- a CDS encoding UPF0223 family protein codes for the protein MEYQYPLDYDWSNEEMITVVKFYEAIERANEKGIVKEELMDLYRKFKQIVPSKAEEKKIDKEFQEVSGYSIYRTIQKGKDTEEHKIVKM